One window of the Desulfobaccales bacterium genome contains the following:
- a CDS encoding AAA family ATPase: MIDHLGDARRRRLEAKLADFRERQTEAALAHILEFTHTPASLKARMDRHVIGQEQGKKVLATAIAFHYRRLAAALKGARAAGILDWETALKQTRTPKANILIIGPTGVGKTYSGEIVSQLVGVPFVVEDLTKFSETGYVGQNTQDILVDLLIAAGGDPLVAQMGIVYLDELDKIAAEATTTRDVSGKGVQKGLLRLVEGVTNTIEMGKERLSLSTKHVLFIAGGVFETLGSIVKKRLAKQKITGEWRELVSADDLVEFGMERQLVARFPVKVVFHGLTTEDLKNILTQSADSPLLAYVNDLKAWDIDLSFTDEALTLVAERAKQEGAGARGLVSVLHRILFEEMFRLPGTYTGPLVVDAAFVRERLT; the protein is encoded by the coding sequence ATGATTGATCATCTCGGCGACGCCCGGCGGCGGCGCCTGGAAGCCAAACTGGCGGACTTCCGGGAACGGCAGACCGAAGCCGCCTTGGCGCATATTCTGGAATTCACCCACACCCCGGCCAGCCTCAAGGCCCGCATGGACCGCCATGTCATCGGCCAGGAGCAGGGGAAAAAGGTGCTGGCCACCGCCATCGCCTTCCATTACCGGCGGCTGGCGGCGGCCCTGAAAGGGGCCCGGGCAGCCGGGATCCTGGACTGGGAGACCGCCCTGAAGCAGACCCGCACCCCCAAGGCCAACATTCTGATCATCGGCCCCACCGGGGTGGGCAAGACCTATTCGGGGGAGATCGTCTCCCAACTGGTGGGGGTGCCCTTTGTGGTGGAGGACCTCACCAAATTCAGCGAGACGGGCTATGTGGGTCAGAACACCCAGGACATCCTGGTGGATCTCCTCATCGCCGCCGGCGGCGACCCCCTGGTGGCCCAGATGGGCATCGTCTACCTGGATGAGCTGGACAAGATCGCCGCGGAGGCCACTACTACCCGGGATGTCTCCGGCAAGGGGGTGCAGAAGGGTCTTCTGCGCCTGGTGGAAGGGGTGACCAACACCATCGAGATGGGGAAAGAGCGCCTGAGCCTATCCACCAAACATGTGCTCTTCATCGCCGGCGGGGTCTTTGAGACCCTGGGGAGCATCGTCAAGAAGCGGCTGGCCAAGCAGAAGATCACCGGCGAATGGCGGGAGCTGGTATCCGCCGACGACCTGGTGGAATTCGGTATGGAGCGGCAGCTGGTGGCCCGCTTTCCGGTGAAGGTGGTCTTCCACGGCCTCACCACCGAGGACCTGAAGAATATCCTCACCCAGAGCGCCGACAGTCCCCTCCTTGCCTATGTCAATGACCTCAAGGCCTGGGACATCGACCTCTCCTTCACCGATGAGGCCCTGACCCTGGTGGCAGAGCGGGCCAAACAGGAAGGCGCCGGCGCCCGGGGTCTGGTGAGCGTGCTCCACCGCATCCTCTTTGAGGAGATGTTCCGCCTTCCCGGCACCTATACCGGGCCCTTGGTGGTGGACGCGGCCTTCGTGCGGGAGCGCCTCACATGA